TTGCCGACTTGCTCTACGAGCTTGATATACCGTACAACTCACCGGAAGGTAGGCAGTTTGCGGCCGATATGACCGCGTTCATGGCTCTTCACGCACACGATGAATCCAACAAATTAGCGCACTTGAAAGGTAATTTCCCGCTTTTTGAAAAGAGTAGATACTTCCGCGAGGATAACTTCGCACCGTTTGCTATGGGTATGAGCCGGTTTGATGAAGAACTGAGAAGGGTCTTCAAGGAGGCTAAGAACGGCAAACGGAATGTGGCAGTCTTAACCATCGCACCGACTGGCTCGATTTCAAACATTGCCGACACCAGTAGCGGTCTGGAACCGAACTTCCTGCTTGCTTACATTCGTTACATGAACAAGCACGATGGAACCAAAGAAGCCCTTTTCTACGTTAATCCCGTACTCGAGAAAAAGCTTCCTCGGGAGATCCTGGAAAAAATAAGGGAAAGACTTGTAGAAAAGGGAACGTTGAGAGACATTCCGGAAGTTCCGGAAAACATTCGTCGCGTATTTGTAACGGCCATGGACATATCACCGATGGACCATCTACTCATGCAGGACGCTTTTCAACGTTACGTGGACAACAACATTTCAAAGACCATCAATATGCCAAACTCCGCAACGGAAGAGGACGTTCTAAACATATACTTGGAAGCTATGAAACTCAACATCAGGGGATTGACCGTCTACAGGGACGGCTCACTCCAGACCCAGGTCTTAACGTCCGCAAAGAACCTCAAAACAAAGGACGCCCCCAAGGTTCAGTTCTTCGTGCTCGATGAAAAACACAAACTCCGTCCAAAACCGCGAAAAGATACGCTTAGGAGTGTGACAAGGAAATTTAAGACTGAGTCTGGGACAACGTACATCACCGTTAGTTTCGACGACTACGGTGAGGCCGTGGAAATCTTCCTATCTAACGGAACCGAGCTTGCTGAGGCCATCGGTAGACTTTCGTCAATCGCCCTGAGAGCGGGTGTGTCGGCAGAGGAAATTCTTGAGCAACTCAGAAAGGTCAAGGGTTCGTACACTCCGGCATTGGCGACGGAGATAAAACGTGCGATAGACGACTTCGTAGAACTCTGGGGAGAATCGTCGGCTGAAACATTCGATACGTTTGTGGTTGACGGGACTGCGAAGACTTCCGAGGAGATCGAAAAATTCGTCACGGCCAACGGGTTACAGTGGAGTGAAGGTTACTACGTCGATAGCGACGGTAACACTTACTGTCCGTCCTGTTTGTCGAAGAACAGTATCATAAAACAGGAAGGATGTACCAGCTGCAGGAAGTGTGGATGGAGTAAGTGCAGCTAATTTGGTTGTGGCTCAAAATTCGAAAGGCCCCAGAAATGGGGCCTTTTGTTCTTCGAGCTATAGAGTTCTTAAAGTTCTCTATTGTTCCTCGATCAATTTCAGCATTTCGGGATTAGCCTTCAGGATGTTGTAGGCGAGTGTTTCGAAGGATAGCGTGATATCGACATCCTCAACCGGAATAGAGGTACGTAGCTTGACGGGTGAGAAATTAACTATGCCCTTAACCCCGGCTTCCTCGGCTATCTCAGCAACCCTTTGAGCAGCAAGTTCAGGAACAGCGATAACGCAGATCTCAATGTTCAATTCCTGCGTTAACCGTATAAGATCCCCAACGTGGAAAACGGGTATTCCGGCGATTTTCTTACCGACCTTCTCTCTGTCGTTATCGAAAAGTGCGACAACCTTGAACTTGTGTTTTAAGAGCCCGGGATAGTTCGCAAGTGCAGTTCCCAAGTTTCCAGCACCGATTATTGCAACGTTCCATACTTTGTTCACACCTATAATCCTCGCCAGTTCGTCAACCAGTTTTACAACGTTGTATCCCAAACCGCGTTTGCCAAACTCCCCGAAATAAGAAAGATCTTTTCTCACCTGACTCGGTTTCAAGTTCAGCCTCTCGGCAATATCTTTTGAGGAAACAAAATTAACCCCCTCTTCCCTGTACCTGTTCAGACATCTGTAATAGAGTGCGAGTCTTTT
This region of Fervidobacterium thailandense genomic DNA includes:
- a CDS encoding adenosylcobalamin-dependent ribonucleoside-diphosphate reductase, whose product is MVTRALDRFINKWVQVEPSKNAYKILSERYFLKTPDGECLEKSWSDIARRVARVVATAELVNNPELASKSDAEKLEELKYWEEKFYNFLLSRIFIPNSPTLFNAGMGVRHELLWKPIEQMSLEDYWEIYNSRNHLHMLSACFVVPVEDSIEGIFEAVKEYALITKAGGGIGSNFSKLRPKGSFVAGTHGQASGPVSFMHVFNSAVSVVEQGYRRRGALMGILNIDHPDIEEFISAKEGNDGEKVLKFFNISVGIPMDRQELLRMYMNNEELELKHPKSKVVKRVKVRELINKIAKNAWKTGDPGLAFLGEMNKYYAMYPEMEIESTNPCGEIGLAPYEACNLGSIDVAKFYENGEFHWEAFAEAVRLAVRFLDNIIDVNVFPLEKITNAVKNSRRIGLGIMGFADLLYELDIPYNSPEGRQFAADMTAFMALHAHDESNKLAHLKGNFPLFEKSRYFREDNFAPFAMGMSRFDEELRRVFKEAKNGKRNVAVLTIAPTGSISNIADTSSGLEPNFLLAYIRYMNKHDGTKEALFYVNPVLEKKLPREILEKIRERLVEKGTLRDIPEVPENIRRVFVTAMDISPMDHLLMQDAFQRYVDNNISKTINMPNSATEEDVLNIYLEAMKLNIRGLTVYRDGSLQTQVLTSAKNLKTKDAPKVQFFVLDEKHKLRPKPRKDTLRSVTRKFKTESGTTYITVSFDDYGEAVEIFLSNGTELAEAIGRLSSIALRAGVSAEEILEQLRKVKGSYTPALATEIKRAIDDFVELWGESSAETFDTFVVDGTAKTSEEIEKFVTANGLQWSEGYYVDSDGNTYCPSCLSKNSIIKQEGCTSCRKCGWSKCS
- a CDS encoding redox-sensing transcriptional repressor Rex → MKIPKPTIKRLALYYRCLNRYREEGVNFVSSKDIAERLNLKPSQVRKDLSYFGEFGKRGLGYNVVKLVDELARIIGVNKVWNVAIIGAGNLGTALANYPGLLKHKFKVVALFDNDREKVGKKIAGIPVFHVGDLIRLTQELNIEICVIAVPELAAQRVAEIAEEAGVKGIVNFSPVKLRTSIPVEDVDITLSFETLAYNILKANPEMLKLIEEQ